CGCACGACAGAAGGAGATTCAAAAATGGCTCCACTGAGCGGACAAGCCGGTATCGGAATTCCACAGTTGATCTCCTGGAGAATCGACTGATAAACCGAGGTTAATTCGATATTTTCTTTAATAAAGAAATATTCACCGCCTGTCCTGGCGGCAATTTCTTTCAGCAGCCCGGTGTCCAGGCTCTTCCCGAGACCGATAGTATAGATTTTAATGCCGCGTCTAACGGCATTATCTACTTCGCCCAAAATCGATGCTTTATCGGATTTGCCGTCAGTCAGTAAAATCAGTGTCTGTGGCTGATCTGGTGTAAATTTACTAATAGCTACTTTTAGACCGCTGGCAATATTTGTGCCGCCGCGTTGTATTACTTTATTAACAGATTCCGCAGTTGGGACAGGCGTATCTTTTTTCAAGAACATACCGCTTGTCGTAAAGTGCGCAGCGATATTTACATCTGCCTGCAACGTTTCGATAAATTCCTGTGTTTTAGTTACCCGTAAACGGTCATGGTCATTGCGCAGCATGCTGCCTGATGAATCAATCAGAAAGCCAATTTCCGGCCGTTCATTCGTGCATGTATTGTCTGCGGTGATCGGCGGTGCATAGGAAACAGGGATGCTGAAGCTTTTATCTGCTATGGAACGAACCGCATCATCAGTCACCGGTGATTCAGCAATAGCCGTTGCGGTTATCTCGTTCTTCATCCATACAGTCGGTGTTAAGAAAGAGACGGTGGCTGTGCCATTGATAAATCGTGGAGAATAGCTTGAGAATGGCAAGCTGTATAGAGTTTCCAAATTCAGATAGCCGTTAAATTCCGTAATCGTTGCCCCGCCTGGGCGGGCCATAGTGGCGGTCAAAGTTGTGAAGCCCGTCGATGTATTTTCATACAGATCTAACTGTATTTCTGCCCTCGGAACATACGTGATGTGTGCAGTGGCGGAAGGAAGCGGGCAAGCGCCGGCTTTGCTCACCGGTGTCACTGTAATCGTATCGACTCTCTCATTCATCATACGCGGAGCAACTACTTTCACAGTGACTTCAGGACCGTCTGAAATTACGTGCTGCTTTTCTGCTCCCGAAATAGCGGCCACTTTGGCAGCAGCAGACAGTGCTTCTGCCTGACCGGCTTCCGCGAATTCTCGGTCAGGATCTTCGTTCTGCGCTGGCGGTTCAGGCGCTGAAGGCCTTTCGGGTTCAGGCTTGGATTCAGGCGGAATGTTTGGTTTTCCAAAATCCTGTGGTTCACCCGTTCGGTCAGCTGTCACAATCCGTGCGCCTTCCTTGGAAACAGCCGTGAATTCGAGTTCCTGGTCATATGGAATAAGTTTTCCGCTGCAATCACGGAACGTAAACGTGATAAATGTTTCATCTTTGCCGTTTGCAGTCAGCACGGGTTTTTCTATATCTACGGCTACATTGTCCGCAGGTTTTTCAGCTTCAGTCCCGGAGAGGGGAGGCTGGTTAGGACGCTGAAATTCTATTTCGCCGTCATCCGCAAATTTTGGCGGCTTGGTGTACTGTGCATTATCTTTGCCGGTTGCTTTAGCGGAAAGACCCAGAATCGTACGTCCTTGCTTTACTGCCATTTGATATAAAATATCTGCTGTTTCAGCACGGGTCAGATCTGCTTTTGGTCTAAAATCCGCGTAATCGTTTTTCCCGGTTATACCGGCTGCGAGATCATGGGTATAGAGATAATAGACTGCTTCCTGAACATATAAATCTTTTCCATGAAACGCAGCAAAAATCTTTGCAGCATGGGCCCGTTCTACGGCTGAATCCCTTGCAAAACGGCTGTTAATTCCATGCAGAGGGAGGTGATGTTTGCCTAAGTAACGATAGTTGCCCATCGACTTATGTTCGCCTTTTTTTGCCGGAAAAGAATTCGGAGAGCTGCGGTCAAATCGTACGAGCATGGCCACGAGCTGTGATTCGGTAATTGCCTGATCAGGTTTAAACGTGCCGTTTGGATAACCGGATGTTAACCCTTCATCGTAAGCCCATTGAATGGCATCTTTCGCCCAGTACCGGTCAGGCACATCAGTAAAAGGACTTTTTGCTGAAACTTGCAGCGGCAAGAGTGCACTTAACAGAAACAGCAGTCCCCATATATACGTTTTCCGTACTTTCATATAGAAGCCCCTCCTTTCTTATACACTCTCTCATTGGAAAAATATATCGTCACGATAATTCTGTTTCAGATCATTCTCCAGAAAATCCAAGAAGCGTGATGTAAGCAACGCTGCCTGCGCTCTTGTCAATTGCTGCTGCGGATTGAATTGATTGTGCTCATTACCTTTTACCAGCCCGATTTCAGTTGCCACGTATACACTGTCTTTCGCCCATGCAGATATTTTACGGTCATCAGCGTATTGCGTTTTGTAACCAGGGCTTGGTGCGCGGCCTTCCATGCCAAGGGCGCGAACGAGTATTGCGACTGCCTGTACACGTGTAACCGGATTATCCGGTTTAAATAAATCAGGAGTCACTCCCGTAATAATCCCTTTTTCTACCGCGCTTTCAAGATACATATAGTTTGAATCCTTCGTCGATAAATCCGTAAACACCGGCACTCTCGGGACTTTGCTCTTCTTTGGCTGCTCCAGAACCCGAAGATCTACGGCTTTTAAAATACCGACTGTATATTGATAGCGATTCATCGGAGTATTAGGTGAGAAGAACTGGGAGTTCTCATCGAAAATTCCTAGTGAATAGAGTTTTTCAATCGAATCTTTCGCCTGATGGCGGTCCAGGTCACGGAACTTCGGAACGATGAGCCGCTCAACTTTCGGCAGATTTTTCTTCTGCAGCTCCGCTTTCCCTTTACCGGCGCCATATGGAATGTTGTACGTATATTCACTAACCATATCTGACGAACTGATAACGGAATGTCCGCCTGTGAAGCTGGATAGGGAAGGATCAAATGGTTCATACATCATGACACGTGATTTACTGTCGGATGCTTTGCTTGTAATGAAAGCAGACCCTTTAGGTGTAACGATTTCAGAATCTATCAACTGTGTCTCAGTAGCGCCCCAGAAATTTTTATAGCCCATATTGCGCCCGTTCAGATGCACAGTAATGATGTCTTGTTTTTTTGGAGTATCATATTCGTATTTATACGTTTTACGCCCAACCATATTGCCTGAATAAAAACTGGAAGCGGGCAGATTATCAGAAACGATTCCTTCAGAATATTGGTAATCGACAAGTGTATAAGTATCTTTGCCGAAAGTTACTTTCTCGGAATAGCTCTTCACCTCAAATTGGGAAGTAGTTTGACTTTTCCCTTCGTGTTCATTGACAGTTGCCGCATAGTTCACGCTTCTTGTCAGGCGGTCTCCCTGATTGCTGGTCAGCGTGAAACGATACGTGCGAGTTAGTGTGTTTTTATTCTCTTTTTCCGTCACAACGGCTTTTCCTGAAAAGGTGACAGGATGGCCTGTCAGGAAAAATACTTCAGTGTATTCATACTCATTCATCACACCGCCGTGCACATCAATCGGACTTGCCGCAGCAGGTGCAGCTTGTAAAGAAAAAGCGGTTAGAAAAATAGAGAATAAGATCCAATTACGCAGTTTCATGAAAAATTTCAATATATACAC
The Sporosarcina sp. P33 genome window above contains:
- a CDS encoding S-layer homology domain-containing protein; translation: MKVRKTYIWGLLFLLSALLPLQVSAKSPFTDVPDRYWAKDAIQWAYDEGLTSGYPNGTFKPDQAITESQLVAMLVRFDRSSPNSFPAKKGEHKSMGNYRYLGKHHLPLHGINSRFARDSAVERAHAAKIFAAFHGKDLYVQEAVYYLYTHDLAAGITGKNDYADFRPKADLTRAETADILYQMAVKQGRTILGLSAKATGKDNAQYTKPPKFADDGEIEFQRPNQPPLSGTEAEKPADNVAVDIEKPVLTANGKDETFITFTFRDCSGKLIPYDQELEFTAVSKEGARIVTADRTGEPQDFGKPNIPPESKPEPERPSAPEPPAQNEDPDREFAEAGQAEALSAAAKVAAISGAEKQHVISDGPEVTVKVVAPRMMNERVDTITVTPVSKAGACPLPSATAHITYVPRAEIQLDLYENTSTGFTTLTATMARPGGATITEFNGYLNLETLYSLPFSSYSPRFINGTATVSFLTPTVWMKNEITATAIAESPVTDDAVRSIADKSFSIPVSYAPPITADNTCTNERPEIGFLIDSSGSMLRNDHDRLRVTKTQEFIETLQADVNIAAHFTTSGMFLKKDTPVPTAESVNKVIQRGGTNIASGLKVAISKFTPDQPQTLILLTDGKSDKASILGEVDNAVRRGIKIYTIGLGKSLDTGLLKEIAARTGGEYFFIKENIELTSVYQSILQEINCGIPIPACPLSGAIFESPSVVRSDQDVRMSTELMPGCGPVSKVIVRFSSTDGHLDYELTHRGQGIYQLNKKSYELEDFLLRGNAVFIAYDKAGNKIGEQIVPIRN
- a CDS encoding S-layer homology domain-containing protein; protein product: MKFFMKLRNWILFSIFLTAFSLQAAPAAASPIDVHGGVMNEYEYTEVFFLTGHPVTFSGKAVVTEKENKNTLTRTYRFTLTSNQGDRLTRSVNYAATVNEHEGKSQTTSQFEVKSYSEKVTFGKDTYTLVDYQYSEGIVSDNLPASSFYSGNMVGRKTYKYEYDTPKKQDIITVHLNGRNMGYKNFWGATETQLIDSEIVTPKGSAFITSKASDSKSRVMMYEPFDPSLSSFTGGHSVISSSDMVSEYTYNIPYGAGKGKAELQKKNLPKVERLIVPKFRDLDRHQAKDSIEKLYSLGIFDENSQFFSPNTPMNRYQYTVGILKAVDLRVLEQPKKSKVPRVPVFTDLSTKDSNYMYLESAVEKGIITGVTPDLFKPDNPVTRVQAVAILVRALGMEGRAPSPGYKTQYADDRKISAWAKDSVYVATEIGLVKGNEHNQFNPQQQLTRAQAALLTSRFLDFLENDLKQNYRDDIFFQ